One window of Aerococcus tenax genomic DNA carries:
- a CDS encoding GntR family transcriptional regulator, whose protein sequence is MGKQQKLEQIAYLYMKDQIIQGNWPNDHHIVEAAISEKLDMSRSPIRAALAILADEEIVEMRPYRGFFVKTSLEDVDLVAFRLRYFAICYFRLMDRALKHKASAKDLPADLDQNLNNLIAAFESDNYLDCVQWECAIIKSLLNLSQHDFLVEEAIKCYASVLERVHNHLQAGDNKTHCAYQARNIIYIQDIIFLAKRNEFDETRTLIELLTLHQYQYFNDQEKAVFDQASPYAMK, encoded by the coding sequence ATGGGAAAACAACAAAAGCTTGAGCAAATCGCCTACCTATATATGAAAGACCAAATTATCCAAGGCAATTGGCCAAATGATCATCATATTGTGGAAGCAGCTATTTCAGAAAAATTAGATATGAGCCGTAGCCCAATCCGTGCTGCCCTAGCCATATTAGCAGATGAAGAGATTGTAGAAATGCGGCCCTACCGAGGATTTTTTGTCAAAACCAGTTTAGAGGATGTCGACTTGGTCGCTTTCCGTTTGCGTTATTTTGCAATTTGCTATTTCCGCTTAATGGACCGTGCCTTAAAGCACAAAGCCAGCGCCAAAGACTTGCCAGCTGATCTTGACCAAAACTTAAATAATTTAATCGCTGCCTTCGAAAGTGATAATTATTTAGACTGCGTCCAATGGGAATGCGCGATTATTAAGAGCTTGCTCAATTTATCCCAACATGACTTCTTAGTGGAAGAAGCCATTAAATGTTATGCTTCTGTTTTGGAAAGAGTCCATAACCACTTACAAGCTGGTGATAACAAAACACATTGCGCTTACCAAGCTAGAAATATTATTTACATTCAAGATATTATTTTCCTAGCCAAACGTAATGAATTTGACGAAACACGTACCTTAATTGAGTTATTAACCCTACACCAATATCAATATTTCAATGACCAAGAAAAAGCGGTCTTTGACCAAGCTTCGCCTTACGCCATGAAATAA
- the map gene encoding type I methionyl aminopeptidase: MITIKSEREIQAMAEAGRLVASIMEELRDIIEPGISTMDINDFIEKRTRQAGAIPEEIGFEGYPYASCTSTNDEICHAFPDKKTILKAGDICSVDTVLSLDGFFTDTCHTFKIGEVDSEVQHLLDVTKKSLYLGIEQAVAGNRIGDIGHAIQSYAEAEGFGVVRDFVGHGIQPTMHEDPQIPHYGRPGRGQRLREGMTICIEPMITMGGYQAKVDSNGWTARTVDGSWCAQYEHTLVVTADKPKILTMQKAEAGDENLGIDSLQIDFNRGN; the protein is encoded by the coding sequence ATGATTACCATCAAGTCTGAACGCGAAATTCAAGCTATGGCAGAAGCTGGCCGTTTAGTGGCAAGCATTATGGAAGAATTACGCGATATTATCGAACCTGGTATTTCTACCATGGATATTAATGATTTCATTGAAAAACGTACTCGTCAAGCAGGAGCTATTCCTGAAGAAATTGGTTTTGAGGGCTACCCTTATGCATCATGTACCTCAACCAATGATGAAATTTGCCACGCCTTCCCAGATAAAAAGACCATTTTAAAAGCTGGCGATATTTGTTCGGTAGATACTGTCCTCTCGCTGGATGGATTCTTTACCGATACTTGTCATACCTTTAAGATTGGCGAGGTCGACTCTGAAGTCCAACACCTCTTAGATGTCACCAAGAAGAGCCTATACTTGGGAATTGAGCAGGCTGTGGCTGGTAACCGGATTGGAGATATCGGACATGCTATTCAAAGTTATGCAGAAGCAGAAGGCTTTGGTGTTGTTCGTGACTTTGTCGGTCATGGCATTCAACCTACCATGCACGAAGATCCGCAAATTCCTCATTATGGGCGCCCTGGACGTGGTCAACGCCTTCGTGAAGGCATGACCATCTGTATCGAACCCATGATTACCATGGGTGGCTACCAAGCCAAGGTGGATAGTAACGGTTGGACGGCGCGCACAGTGGATGGTTCCTGGTGTGCCCAATATGAGCATACTCTAGTAGTCACTGCAGATAAACCCAAGATTTTGACCATGCAAAAAGCAGAAGCTGGTGACGAAAACTTAGGCATCGACTCCTTGCAAATTGATTTTAATCGAGGAAATTAA
- a CDS encoding LCP family protein, protein MKQSSIQENRRSYRHHQPDDDKNKGKGKKIFKGLGLVIGIIVVVFIIRLAFNFFNFSGAIYQNVDRENMRDSRISLKNGDPVNILLEGIDNGALMYENVKDGRSDVMMVITINPKEGKSTILSLPRDTLAPQGKTNDFNKLNHAYMNGGMEDSINSIQRFLDVPIDHYVEVNMQGFIDIIDGMGGIEITSPMTFEQDGVSFTEGETRTLSGKEAMMYVRMRKMDPEGDIGRQKRQQQLVQAVIDRLLSMDTVFNYEEILNTLGDNLRTDLRPNDMLALQQNYLQALKNPIHLVFDDWLDLNLTFGWYLAIEEEDRIRMSNRIRALLELEPTQSAIVYPVSFNIPPVYFPVSDLNGNGILEDEEMAIKPGVYEKNKLDRLIEKEFGEEGLNYEAQNQPQGDDASGDTVRPSENGLPQAESQQPAYQPQAPVSPTPAPQPQAPAPLPQAPTPQAPGLGANRAQQPAAGGGAVAPENTVPAQPAPGSY, encoded by the coding sequence ATGAAGCAATCGTCAATTCAAGAAAATCGACGGAGCTACCGCCACCATCAACCGGATGATGATAAGAATAAAGGTAAAGGAAAGAAAATTTTTAAGGGACTGGGCCTAGTTATAGGAATTATTGTAGTCGTCTTTATTATTCGCTTAGCCTTTAACTTCTTTAATTTTTCCGGGGCCATCTATCAGAATGTTGACCGGGAAAATATGCGTGATAGTCGGATATCGCTCAAGAATGGCGACCCGGTCAATATTTTACTCGAGGGGATCGATAATGGCGCTTTAATGTATGAAAATGTTAAGGATGGGCGTTCAGATGTCATGATGGTGATTACCATCAACCCCAAAGAGGGTAAATCAACTATCCTAAGCCTCCCTCGCGATACCCTGGCTCCCCAAGGAAAGACTAATGACTTCAATAAATTGAACCATGCTTATATGAATGGGGGCATGGAGGACTCCATTAATTCCATCCAACGTTTCCTTGATGTCCCTATTGACCATTATGTTGAAGTCAATATGCAAGGGTTCATTGATATTATTGATGGCATGGGCGGTATTGAAATTACGTCACCCATGACTTTTGAACAAGATGGAGTCAGCTTTACTGAAGGTGAAACACGGACCTTATCTGGTAAGGAAGCCATGATGTATGTACGGATGCGTAAAATGGATCCTGAGGGGGATATTGGCCGTCAAAAACGCCAACAACAATTGGTTCAAGCTGTTATTGACCGACTCTTATCCATGGATACGGTCTTTAATTATGAAGAAATTTTGAATACTCTCGGTGATAACTTACGGACTGATTTACGGCCCAATGACATGCTGGCCCTCCAACAAAATTATTTACAAGCCCTTAAGAATCCTATCCACTTAGTCTTTGATGACTGGTTAGATTTGAATTTAACTTTTGGTTGGTATTTAGCGATTGAGGAAGAAGACCGCATCCGCATGTCGAATCGGATTCGGGCCTTATTGGAACTGGAACCGACCCAGTCGGCCATTGTTTACCCGGTAAGTTTTAATATTCCACCAGTCTATTTCCCTGTTTCGGATTTAAATGGTAATGGCATTCTTGAAGACGAAGAAATGGCCATTAAACCGGGCGTTTATGAGAAAAATAAACTCGACCGTTTGATTGAAAAAGAATTTGGAGAAGAAGGTTTAAATTATGAGGCCCAAAATCAACCGCAAGGTGACGATGCTTCAGGGGACACGGTGAGACCAAGCGAAAATGGTTTGCCTCAAGCTGAAAGTCAGCAGCCTGCCTATCAGCCACAAGCACCGGTTAGTCCGACTCCCGCTCCCCAGCCTCAAGCTCCCGCACCTCTCCCTCAAGCTCCAACTCCCCAAGCTCCAGGTCTAGGAGCCAACCGAGCCCAACAACCGGCAGCAGGAGGGGGAGCAGTGGCACCAGAAAACACAGTGCCCGCTCAACCAGCTCCGGGAAGCTATTAA
- the coaD gene encoding pantetheine-phosphate adenylyltransferase, whose translation MGIRNALYAGSFDPMTKGHVDMIERASRIFDTLYVAVAVNTTKQALFSDEEKLALAKEALAGLDNVEVMRLTGGLTIDLAKSLNCCALIRGVRNVKDFEYETNIALMNKLQADDVETLLMLSDEKYRFVSSSLIKETAYFGGDVSALVPECVNQAIIAKFKKTHGKD comes from the coding sequence ATGGGCATTAGAAATGCACTATACGCTGGTAGTTTTGACCCAATGACTAAAGGTCATGTCGATATGATTGAGCGCGCTAGCCGTATTTTTGATACCCTCTATGTTGCTGTAGCAGTGAACACCACTAAACAAGCCCTCTTTAGCGATGAAGAGAAATTAGCCCTGGCTAAAGAAGCCTTAGCTGGGCTGGATAATGTGGAAGTCATGCGTCTCACGGGTGGTTTGACCATTGACTTAGCCAAATCTCTGAATTGCTGTGCCCTCATTCGTGGCGTCCGCAATGTCAAAGACTTTGAGTATGAGACTAACATTGCCTTGATGAATAAACTGCAAGCGGATGATGTCGAAACCTTACTCATGCTGTCGGATGAAAAATACCGCTTCGTCTCTTCCAGTCTTATCAAAGAGACCGCCTATTTCGGTGGGGATGTGTCTGCCTTAGTACCTGAATGTGTCAATCAGGCCATTATTGCTAAGTTCAAGAAAACACACGGAAAAGATTAA
- a CDS encoding GMP reductase, protein MQTFDYEQVQLIPAKCIVESRSECDTGIQFGPHKFKIPVVPANMQTVLNESLAEKLAANGYFYIMHRFEPEKRLDFIRRMNQKGLYTSVSVGVKPEEYDFIDEVKESGEKVDYITIDIAHGHSHTVIDMIKYIKKQLPDTFVIAGNIATPEAVRDLENAGADATKVGVGPGRVCITKIKTGFGTAGWQLAAIRLCAKAARKPIIADGGIRTHGDIAKSFRFGASMVMIGSLLAAHEESPGEEVIQNGQKYKEYFGSASEFQKGEYKNVEGKKILIESRGSIFKTLKEMQEDLQSSISYAGGRDLGALRTVDYVVIPSIYNGD, encoded by the coding sequence ATGCAAACTTTTGATTATGAGCAAGTCCAGTTAATCCCTGCTAAGTGTATTGTAGAGAGCCGGTCGGAATGTGATACGGGTATTCAATTTGGACCTCATAAGTTCAAGATTCCGGTTGTCCCTGCTAACATGCAAACGGTCCTTAATGAATCCTTAGCCGAAAAATTAGCTGCTAATGGCTATTTCTACATTATGCACCGTTTTGAACCGGAAAAACGTTTAGATTTTATCCGTCGTATGAATCAAAAAGGACTTTATACTTCTGTTAGTGTTGGGGTGAAGCCTGAAGAATATGACTTTATCGATGAAGTGAAAGAGTCTGGTGAAAAAGTAGACTATATCACCATTGATATTGCCCATGGTCATTCCCATACGGTTATTGATATGATTAAATATATCAAGAAACAACTACCTGATACCTTTGTCATTGCAGGTAATATCGCTACTCCAGAAGCCGTCCGTGACTTAGAAAACGCCGGCGCTGACGCTACCAAAGTTGGTGTAGGGCCAGGTCGGGTATGTATTACTAAGATTAAAACGGGTTTTGGGACCGCAGGCTGGCAATTAGCGGCCATTCGCCTGTGTGCTAAAGCAGCCCGTAAGCCAATTATTGCTGACGGGGGTATCCGTACCCATGGTGACATTGCTAAGAGCTTCCGCTTTGGCGCTTCCATGGTGATGATTGGTTCCTTACTCGCAGCCCATGAAGAATCACCAGGTGAAGAAGTCATTCAAAATGGACAAAAATATAAGGAATATTTTGGCTCTGCTTCTGAATTTCAAAAGGGCGAATATAAGAATGTTGAAGGTAAGAAAATTTTAATTGAAAGCCGCGGCAGCATCTTCAAAACCTTGAAAGAAATGCAAGAAGACTTACAAAGTAGTATTTCTTACGCAGGTGGTAGGGATTTAGGTGCATTACGCACAGTTGACTATGTGGTCATTCCAAGCATCTATAATGGAGATTAA
- a CDS encoding DegV family protein: protein MKTAIITDSTAALPESLAKHPDVYQVYLQINLADGSTMTDTSDRDQVTAYYHSLASMNTLPRTSQPSMGEVVQVMDDLVAKGYDEVLIMTFPSALSGTFQNCQSVAQDYQDRLSVYLMDTRQTSIPLAYLVEVALNLIEAGKLSLAEIVDLLNHLDEAMVIYVIVGNLDNLVKGGRASKGMALLGNLLKIFPIVRIERNGALEMVEKVRTQKKALKRMEELMEKEMTAYPEGLELALITTPDSPLAEEFEQMIAKDESQYPIRHGLIPPVIGTHLGCNSVAFCVLPKVENFKL, encoded by the coding sequence ATGAAAACTGCAATTATTACTGATAGTACAGCGGCCTTACCGGAATCTTTAGCCAAACATCCCGATGTTTACCAAGTCTATTTACAAATTAATTTAGCTGATGGGTCGACTATGACTGACACCAGCGATAGAGACCAAGTGACTGCCTACTATCACAGTCTGGCAAGCATGAACACTTTACCAAGAACCTCCCAGCCCAGCATGGGGGAAGTGGTCCAAGTGATGGATGACTTAGTAGCCAAGGGTTATGATGAGGTTTTAATCATGACTTTTCCTTCGGCCTTGAGTGGCACCTTTCAAAATTGTCAAAGCGTGGCCCAAGATTACCAAGACCGTCTATCCGTTTATTTGATGGACACTCGGCAAACCTCCATTCCCCTAGCCTACTTGGTTGAAGTCGCTTTAAACTTGATCGAGGCTGGGAAATTATCGCTAGCTGAGATTGTTGACCTTTTGAACCACTTGGATGAGGCGATGGTGATCTATGTCATCGTTGGCAATCTTGATAATCTTGTCAAAGGGGGCCGAGCAAGTAAGGGAATGGCGCTCTTAGGTAATTTATTGAAGATATTTCCCATTGTCCGAATCGAACGCAATGGGGCCTTGGAAATGGTCGAAAAAGTTCGCACCCAAAAGAAGGCCCTCAAACGGATGGAAGAATTAATGGAAAAAGAGATGACGGCTTATCCAGAAGGCTTGGAATTAGCTCTTATCACCACTCCAGATAGCCCTTTAGCCGAGGAGTTTGAGCAAATGATTGCTAAGGATGAAAGTCAATATCCTATCCGTCACGGCTTGATTCCCCCGGTAATTGGCACCCACTTGGGCTGTAATAGTGTCGCTTTTTGTGTACTCCCCAAAGTTGAAAATTTTAAGTTATAA
- a CDS encoding DegV family protein, translating to MKAAILTDSTATLNDRLLNHPDIYYVSLQLHFSSGETFIESEDRSILPEFYHRLKNAKELPKTSQPRPQDFYAIYEELVDKGYDTVFFIPLSAVLSGTSQTGQSVASEFEDQIKTYVIDTGRAATPLRYLVSQALDLVEAGAEPEEVVAKIKWLNAHTTIWALVGDINNLVKGGRASRAQGLLGSLLKIVPLIEFDQEGNISVLAKVRTKRKALMKLADAFIEEAKKYSQGYKGTIAHADDESGAKELADLIREKLPDIEIEFDWLTPVVGTHGGTGTLATAVLPSLKNYLLTK from the coding sequence ATGAAAGCAGCAATTTTAACCGATTCTACGGCGACACTCAATGATCGCTTGCTTAATCATCCTGATATTTATTATGTTTCTTTACAGCTCCATTTTTCCTCAGGAGAGACTTTTATTGAGAGTGAAGATCGTAGCATCCTACCGGAATTTTATCATCGCTTGAAAAATGCCAAAGAGCTACCTAAGACTTCTCAACCCCGCCCCCAAGACTTCTATGCCATTTATGAAGAATTAGTGGACAAAGGTTATGATACCGTCTTCTTTATCCCCTTGAGCGCTGTGTTAAGTGGGACAAGCCAGACCGGACAATCGGTAGCTAGTGAATTTGAAGACCAAATTAAAACCTATGTGATTGATACTGGTCGGGCAGCAACGCCTCTCCGTTACCTGGTGAGTCAGGCTTTAGATTTAGTGGAAGCTGGGGCTGAGCCTGAAGAAGTGGTGGCTAAGATTAAATGGTTAAATGCACACACGACCATCTGGGCTTTAGTAGGTGATATTAATAACTTAGTTAAGGGCGGCCGGGCTTCACGGGCTCAGGGGTTACTGGGGTCCTTATTAAAAATCGTTCCTTTGATTGAATTTGACCAAGAAGGAAATATTTCCGTCTTAGCCAAGGTGAGAACCAAACGTAAGGCCTTAATGAAGCTAGCCGATGCCTTTATCGAAGAAGCTAAGAAATACTCTCAGGGCTACAAAGGCACCATTGCCCATGCTGATGATGAATCAGGGGCCAAAGAGCTGGCAGATTTAATCCGCGAGAAATTACCAGATATTGAAATCGAATTTGATTGGTTAACCCCAGTAGTGGGGACTCACGGAGGCACAGGTACCCTAGCCACAGCCGTATTACCTAGTTTAAAGAATTATTTACTCACTAAATAA
- a CDS encoding NUDIX hydrolase: MQLTSLVYLERDERFLMLHRIKKAHDINQGKWVGIGGKFELGEAPLECAKREVKEETGWELEAAEFRGVVTFIYAEDEPMYIFVYTGTLASDEVRENDEGVMAWIPKDEVLDLPLWEGDRLFLEPLMTSDELFDIKVVYDENSQLLAYEDNRQ, encoded by the coding sequence ATGCAATTAACCAGTTTAGTCTATTTGGAGCGTGATGAGCGCTTTTTAATGTTACACCGTATCAAGAAGGCACATGATATCAACCAGGGTAAATGGGTTGGCATTGGGGGAAAGTTCGAACTAGGAGAAGCTCCCTTAGAATGTGCTAAGCGGGAAGTAAAAGAAGAGACCGGCTGGGAACTTGAAGCAGCAGAATTTCGCGGTGTCGTCACCTTTATCTATGCCGAAGATGAGCCGATGTATATTTTTGTTTATACGGGAACCCTAGCTAGTGATGAGGTCAGGGAGAATGATGAAGGGGTTATGGCTTGGATCCCTAAAGATGAAGTCTTAGACCTCCCGCTGTGGGAAGGCGACCGCTTATTCTTAGAGCCCTTAATGACTAGCGATGAGCTGTTTGATATTAAGGTAGTATACGATGAAAACAGCCAGCTACTGGCTTATGAGGATAACCGTCAATAA
- a CDS encoding CpsB/CapC family capsule biosynthesis tyrosine phosphatase — MLVDMACHIAKVDHTDSNKEQLAMANTIWQSGVTHVLATASYPTDPAATGGDLVQAAEAFQEDLDRRGIALMVYPGQIIDLAQAISWDDLSQDILYADLNQRYVLVKLNQEDPQRYFEPLLFEWLKHDIRPVLVQIEENQALMRDIDQVYQWVDQGCYTALTAGNLLGRQGKQVKKQCHYLLEAGLAHLLGSFSTASDDYQLRQAYAALENRYGQSISFDIQQNARALINGDPLIDHFQMKKKKRFWFF; from the coding sequence ATGTTAGTGGATATGGCCTGTCACATTGCCAAAGTGGATCATACAGACTCTAATAAAGAGCAGTTAGCCATGGCTAATACTATTTGGCAAAGTGGTGTGACCCATGTCCTAGCTACTGCTTCTTATCCGACTGATCCAGCAGCTACTGGGGGGGACTTAGTACAGGCCGCCGAAGCTTTTCAAGAGGACTTAGACCGGCGAGGGATTGCCTTAATGGTCTACCCGGGTCAGATTATTGACTTAGCCCAGGCGATTTCCTGGGATGACTTATCCCAAGATATTCTCTATGCTGATCTCAACCAGCGTTATGTTCTAGTTAAATTAAATCAAGAGGATCCCCAGCGCTACTTTGAACCCTTACTTTTCGAATGGTTGAAGCATGATATCCGCCCAGTCTTAGTCCAAATTGAGGAAAACCAGGCCCTCATGCGCGATATTGACCAAGTTTATCAGTGGGTTGACCAGGGTTGCTACACGGCCTTGACGGCGGGAAATCTACTGGGTCGGCAGGGCAAGCAAGTAAAGAAACAGTGCCATTACTTATTGGAAGCCGGTTTGGCCCACCTGCTAGGAAGTTTCTCCACTGCTAGTGACGACTACCAATTACGCCAAGCCTATGCAGCCTTGGAAAACCGCTATGGACAGAGCATTAGCTTTGATATCCAGCAGAATGCTAGGGCTTTGATTAATGGGGATCCTTTAATCGACCATTTTCAAATGAAAAAGAAAAAGCGTTTCTGGTTCTTCTAG
- a CDS encoding YveK family protein, whose product MKQYKGRSLASFFRGLKRQWLFIFLGVLLGIVVASAYNFLWAEAEYASQTQIVVTPKDSDKDKADEKKAGLKTYDDLLHTPLILHPVAQAHQRDVETLSENTHLEADQKSAVFNVIVTDGNASQAQSLASDISKEFIQQLPQVLAVEKVTLLSPASYNEKPVSPNYWLNLLLGAVLGGLVSLVIQAIRVLNDDTVRSQAVVEEMGWSLIGVLPQMSEESIEVTRFKRRYRSQDDNDETKRRI is encoded by the coding sequence ATGAAGCAGTACAAAGGACGATCATTGGCTTCTTTTTTCCGGGGGCTTAAGCGGCAGTGGCTGTTTATCTTCTTAGGGGTCCTGCTTGGGATCGTGGTGGCCAGTGCTTATAATTTCTTATGGGCAGAGGCAGAATACGCCTCACAAACTCAAATCGTGGTCACCCCTAAGGACAGTGATAAGGACAAGGCGGACGAAAAGAAAGCGGGCTTAAAAACCTACGACGACCTGCTCCATACGCCACTTATCTTACACCCAGTGGCCCAAGCTCATCAAAGGGACGTTGAAACTTTGAGTGAGAATACCCATTTAGAAGCTGATCAAAAATCGGCAGTCTTCAATGTGATTGTGACAGACGGGAATGCTAGTCAAGCGCAAAGCTTGGCCTCCGATATTAGTAAAGAATTTATCCAACAACTTCCCCAAGTCCTCGCTGTTGAAAAAGTGACCTTATTAAGCCCAGCCAGCTATAATGAGAAACCGGTTAGTCCCAATTACTGGTTGAATCTCCTCTTAGGAGCTGTACTCGGGGGCTTAGTCAGTCTAGTCATCCAAGCGATTCGGGTGCTTAACGATGATACGGTACGGAGTCAAGCTGTGGTTGAAGAAATGGGTTGGTCCTTAATTGGTGTCTTACCGCAAATGAGTGAGGAGTCCATTGAGGTGACCCGCTTTAAACGTCGTTATAGAAGCCAGGATGACAATGATGAGACCAAACGGCGAATTTAG
- a CDS encoding CpsD/CapB family tyrosine-protein kinase, producing the protein MFNFKQRKIDKKNKEQRRGVSLITAADPNHVISEQFRTIRTNIQFAIDAYHLKTLMFTSSGPWEGKSTIAANVATTMAHLDGVRVLMIDCDLRKPTVHKTFDIHSRKGLTTYLTDRDVDYMDVAQYVAEVNTYVIPAGPIPPNPAELLSSQRMSDLLEDVTAVFDLVIIDAPPLLPVTDAQIIASRTDASVFVLREGVASYQDIQKSKRLLESVDANVIGAIYNGADGQGMNAYYGYGYRDEDIDSEDLQS; encoded by the coding sequence ATGTTTAATTTCAAACAACGAAAAATTGACAAAAAAAATAAGGAACAACGGCGTGGCGTGAGTTTAATCACGGCTGCCGATCCTAATCATGTGATTTCAGAACAGTTTCGCACGATTCGTACCAATATCCAATTTGCTATTGATGCTTATCATTTGAAGACGCTAATGTTTACCTCATCAGGCCCTTGGGAAGGAAAATCCACCATTGCAGCCAATGTGGCGACGACCATGGCGCATTTGGATGGGGTACGCGTTTTGATGATTGATTGCGATTTACGTAAACCTACAGTGCATAAAACCTTCGATATCCATAGCCGCAAGGGTTTGACAACTTATCTTACTGACCGCGATGTCGATTACATGGATGTCGCCCAATATGTGGCTGAAGTGAACACCTATGTGATACCAGCTGGTCCTATCCCGCCTAACCCGGCCGAGCTCTTGAGTTCTCAACGGATGAGTGACTTATTGGAGGATGTGACGGCTGTCTTTGACTTGGTTATCATTGATGCGCCCCCACTCTTACCAGTGACTGATGCCCAAATTATTGCCAGCCGAACAGATGCCAGTGTCTTCGTCTTGCGGGAGGGTGTGGCCAGTTACCAGGATATTCAAAAATCCAAGCGCCTCTTGGAAAGCGTTGATGCTAATGTAATTGGGGCCATCTATAATGGAGCCGATGGCCAAGGGATGAATGCCTATTATGGCTATGGTTACCGTGATGAAGATATTGATAGTGAGGATTTACAGTCCTAG
- a CDS encoding glutamate-5-semialdehyde dehydrogenase produces the protein MINSADLVQMGQEAKAAARQLSNLSRAKKDQALIQMAQALRNASENILSTNQAECQKAQEQGLKAAFVERMTLNPDRIEAMAQGLEKVAQLDDPINHVDEMWINENGLRIGKRRVPLGVIGIIYESRPNVSSDAAGLCFKTGNAVILRGGKETIQTNQAIVHALQEGLEAVGLPKAAIQFIDNPSHDLAGEMMTMNDSIDCLIPRGSKNLIQRVVQTATIPTIETGVGNCHLYIHEACDFDMALKILINGKTQRVSVCNALETLLVDQAIAKDFLPLAGQALKDHQVKIHGDRVSADYIDGVIPATAADYDEEYLDYEIAIKVVKGYQEAVDHIAEHSSHHSEAIVTNDYAIANRFMDDVDSACVYVNASTRFTDGEVFGFGGEIGISTQKLHARGPMGLEALTSYKYTIFGQGQIRE, from the coding sequence ATGATTAATTCAGCTGATTTAGTACAAATGGGCCAAGAGGCCAAAGCAGCAGCCCGTCAACTCAGCAATTTATCCCGGGCTAAAAAAGACCAAGCCCTTATCCAAATGGCCCAGGCCCTAAGAAATGCCTCAGAAAATATTCTCTCAACCAACCAGGCAGAGTGCCAAAAAGCTCAAGAACAAGGACTGAAAGCTGCTTTTGTGGAACGGATGACCTTAAATCCAGACCGCATTGAAGCTATGGCCCAAGGTCTAGAAAAAGTCGCCCAATTAGACGACCCCATTAACCATGTCGATGAAATGTGGATCAATGAAAATGGTCTAAGAATCGGTAAACGCCGGGTGCCTCTAGGGGTCATCGGTATTATTTATGAATCCCGTCCCAATGTCAGTTCGGATGCCGCTGGGCTTTGCTTTAAAACAGGTAATGCCGTGATTCTGCGTGGAGGCAAGGAAACCATTCAAACCAACCAAGCCATCGTCCATGCTTTACAAGAAGGCCTTGAAGCAGTCGGCTTGCCTAAAGCTGCCATCCAGTTTATCGACAACCCTAGCCACGACTTAGCCGGGGAAATGATGACCATGAATGACTCCATCGATTGCCTAATCCCCCGCGGAAGTAAGAATCTCATCCAAAGAGTCGTCCAAACGGCCACGATTCCAACCATTGAAACCGGAGTGGGAAACTGTCATCTCTATATTCATGAAGCCTGCGATTTTGATATGGCTTTAAAAATCCTAATCAATGGAAAAACCCAAAGAGTTTCTGTCTGCAATGCCCTAGAAACTCTCCTTGTTGACCAGGCCATCGCCAAAGATTTTCTACCCCTAGCTGGTCAGGCACTGAAGGACCACCAGGTTAAAATCCATGGTGACCGAGTCAGCGCTGACTATATCGATGGCGTTATTCCAGCCACTGCAGCCGACTATGACGAGGAATACTTGGACTATGAAATTGCCATTAAGGTAGTTAAGGGTTACCAAGAGGCCGTTGACCATATTGCTGAACACTCTAGTCACCATTCCGAAGCCATTGTAACCAATGATTATGCCATCGCTAACCGCTTTATGGATGACGTGGACTCGGCCTGTGTCTACGTTAATGCCTCGACCCGCTTTACCGACGGTGAGGTCTTTGGCTTTGGTGGCGAAATCGGAATTTCCACCCAAAAACTCCACGCCCGTGGCCCCATGGGCTTAGAAGCACTCACCTCCTATAAATACACCATCTTCGGCCAAGGCCAAATCAGAGAGTAA